One Mustela nigripes isolate SB6536 chromosome 5, MUSNIG.SB6536, whole genome shotgun sequence DNA segment encodes these proteins:
- the LOC132017710 gene encoding voltage-dependent anion-selective channel protein 3-like → MCNTPTHCDLGKAAKDVFNKGYGFGMVKIDLKTKSCSGVEFPTSGHAYTDTGKASGNLETKYKIRNYGLTFTQKWNTENTLGTEISLENKLAEGLKLTLDTIFVPNTGKKSGKLKASYKQDCFSLGSNVDIDFSGPTIYGWAVLAFEGWLAGYQMSFDTAKSKLSQNNFALGYKAADFQLHTHVNDGTEFGGSIYQKVNEKIETSINLAWTASSNNTCFGIAAKYKLDYRTSLSAKVNNASLIGLGYTQTLRLGVKLTLSALIDGKNFNAGGHKVGLGFELEA, encoded by the coding sequence ATGTGTAACACGCCGACTCACTGTGACCTAGGAAAGGCCGCGAAGGATGTCTTCAATAAAGGATATGGATTTGGCATGGTCAAAATAGATCTGAAAACCAAGTCCTGTAGTGGAGTGGAATTTCCTACTTCTGGTCATGCCTACACTGATACAGGGAAAGCGTCAGGCAATCTAGAGACCAAATATAAGATCCGTAACTATGGACTTACCTTCACTCAGAAATGGAATACAGAGAATACTCTTGGAACAGAAATCTCTTTGGAGAATAAGTTGGCTGAAGGGTTGAAACTGACTCTTGATACCATCTTTGTACCGAACACAGGAAAGAAGAGTGGAAAATTGAAGGCCTCGTATAAACAGGATTGTTTCAGTCTTGGCAGTAACGTTGATATTGATTTTTCTGGACCAACCATCTATGGCTGGGCTGTGTTAGCTTTTGAAGGTTGGCTTGCTGGCTATCAGATGAGTTTTGACACAGCCAAATCCAAACTGTCACAGAATAATTTCGCCCTGGGTTACAAAGCTGCAGATTTCCAGTTGCACACTCATGTGAATGATGGCACTGAATTTGGAGGGTCGATCTACCAGAAGGTTAACGAGAAGATAGAAACGTCAATAAACCTTGCTTGGACGGCCAGCAGTAACAACACCTGTTTTGGCATCGCTGCTAAATACAAGCTGGACTATAGAACTTCTCTGTCTGCTAAAGTAAATAATGCCAGCCTGATCGGACTGGGTTATACTCAGACCCTTCGACTGGGCGTCAAACTGACCCTGTCAGCTTTAATCGATGGAAAGAACTTCAATGCAGGAGGCCACAAGGTTGGGTTGGGATTTGAACTAGAAGCTTAA
- the GPX5 gene encoding epididymal secretory glutathione peroxidase isoform X3, translated as MTAQLRASLLALVLLIGFLQTRARPDRTRMNCYKDVKGTIYDYEALTLNGNELIQFKQYAGKLILLVNVATYCGLTAQYPGTSVQGEVTYLISSFLRRGM; from the exons ATGACCGCGCAGCTGAGAGCCTCCCTCCTCGCACTGGTTCTGCTGATCGGCTTTCTGCAGACCCGTGCCAGGCCTGATAGGACGAGG ATGAATTGCTACAAAGACGTGAAAGGCACCATCTACGACTATGAAGCCCTCACGCTGAACGGAAACGAGCTCATCCAGTTCAAGCAGTACGCGGGCAAGCTCATTCTTCTTGTCAATGTGGCCACCTATTGCGGCCTGACGGCTCAGTATCCGG GCACGTCCGTCCAGGGAGAGGTTACGTACCTAATTTCCAGCTTTTTGAGAAGGGGGATGTGA